A single window of Tuberibacillus sp. Marseille-P3662 DNA harbors:
- a CDS encoding ABC transporter ATP-binding protein: MSDLLSVQSLTGGYSYHQPVIHQLSFDIQPGEMVGLVGLNGAGKSTTIKHILGLMEAHQGSIAVNGHTIHDDIETYRSHIGFVPESPDLYDQLTLREHLELSAMAYKIDKDVYEKRMGDLTRMFSMEGRLDWYPGRFSKGMKQKVMIMCAFLVRPDLYIVDEPFVGLDPVGIQSFLDFMMAMRKEGSGILMSTHILSTAEQYCDRFIILHNGQIAAQGDMETLRSTLKQPKASLHDMYISIARGETPWDQ, encoded by the coding sequence ATGTCAGATCTTTTGTCCGTACAATCATTGACCGGGGGATATTCTTATCATCAACCGGTGATTCATCAGCTGTCTTTTGATATTCAGCCAGGGGAAATGGTCGGTTTGGTTGGATTGAATGGGGCTGGTAAAAGTACCACTATCAAACATATTCTCGGCTTGATGGAAGCCCATCAGGGGTCTATTGCTGTCAATGGTCACACGATACATGATGATATCGAAACATACCGGTCACATATTGGTTTCGTACCAGAGAGTCCGGATTTATATGATCAATTAACATTGCGGGAGCACTTAGAGTTGTCCGCGATGGCCTATAAGATTGATAAAGACGTTTATGAGAAGCGCATGGGTGATTTAACACGGATGTTTAGCATGGAAGGGCGTCTTGACTGGTATCCGGGGCGGTTTTCTAAAGGCATGAAGCAAAAGGTGATGATCATGTGCGCCTTTCTCGTGCGCCCGGACTTGTATATCGTCGATGAACCGTTTGTTGGTTTGGATCCGGTCGGCATTCAGTCGTTTCTTGATTTTATGATGGCGATGAGAAAAGAGGGGTCAGGCATTTTGATGTCGACACATATCTTATCGACGGCTGAACAGTATTGCGATCGGTTTATTATTTTACATAACGGACAGATCGCCGCCCAAGGTGATATGGAGACGTTGCGATCCACGCTCAAGCAACCCAAAGCCTCGCTTCATGATATGTACATCTCGATTGCGAGAGGGGAAACGCCATGGGATCAGTAA
- a CDS encoding HIT family protein yields MVHDPNCIFCKIINGDIPSAKVFENEDVYAFLDLSQVTKGHTLVIPKNHEANIYELQPETASKLFSVVPTIAQAVEQAFQPIGMNLLNNNGEHAGQSVFHYHIHIIPRYGKGDGFGAVWHSHEGEYSNEELQNVAATITQNL; encoded by the coding sequence ATGGTCCATGATCCAAACTGTATTTTTTGTAAAATCATAAACGGCGACATTCCTAGCGCAAAGGTATTTGAGAACGAGGATGTGTATGCTTTCTTGGACTTGAGTCAAGTAACTAAGGGACATACGCTCGTCATCCCCAAAAATCATGAAGCTAATATCTATGAATTGCAGCCGGAAACCGCTTCTAAGTTATTTTCGGTCGTTCCCACGATTGCTCAAGCGGTCGAACAGGCTTTCCAACCGATCGGCATGAATTTGCTTAACAACAATGGTGAACATGCCGGGCAGAGCGTGTTTCATTACCATATCCATATCATTCCGAGATACGGCAAAGGGGACGGTTTCGGAGCTGTATGGCATTCCCATGAGGGTGAATATAGTAATGAAGAGTTACAAAATGTCGCTGCCACAATCACACAAAATTTGTAA
- a CDS encoding tryptophan transporter, with protein sequence MKSIEKLVLTAILLAAGTVLNAFVPGYLFGMKPDMILIAMFLSLFLFAERKHILIIGLAAGLLSALTSTMPGGFIPNIIDKVLTSTICFTVFIGIKRLIPNDIAALAMTAVGTLLSGFLFLFFVSILASLPKSFVAMFIGVVIPAAVINTILFGITYKILQPIMLRRKPSLTPSSTVKRGL encoded by the coding sequence ATGAAGAGTATTGAGAAGCTTGTCCTAACAGCCATATTATTGGCTGCAGGCACTGTATTGAACGCGTTTGTTCCGGGATATCTGTTCGGCATGAAACCGGATATGATCTTGATTGCGATGTTTTTATCATTGTTTCTGTTTGCCGAACGGAAGCACATCTTGATCATAGGGTTAGCGGCTGGGTTATTATCAGCACTAACATCAACCATGCCAGGCGGATTTATTCCGAACATTATTGATAAAGTCCTAACATCAACCATTTGTTTTACGGTGTTTATAGGTATCAAACGGTTAATACCAAATGACATCGCCGCGTTAGCCATGACGGCTGTCGGAACATTATTGAGCGGTTTCTTGTTCTTGTTTTTCGTCAGCATTTTGGCTAGTTTGCCGAAAAGTTTTGTTGCAATGTTTATCGGTGTAGTGATTCCTGCTGCCGTAATCAACACCATTCTGTTCGGTATTACTTATAAAATTTTGCAGCCCATTATGCTTCGCAGGAAACCATCATTAACACCGTCAAGCACAGTTAAACGCGGCCTTTAA
- a CDS encoding YtxH domain-containing protein, producing the protein MSKFKSYLYGFTAGGLAAGITVLLNTPKPGKEVRDNLQNKAESVRDTVNDFRNTTDSVKAYVDDFKNNQLTTIQATAKDIKGIVETWQRDIQPNIEHIRQDLKDMQSESRNLNQENHEPENDAD; encoded by the coding sequence ATGAGCAAATTCAAATCGTATCTATACGGCTTTACAGCGGGCGGTTTAGCAGCGGGGATAACCGTGCTTCTGAATACGCCAAAACCGGGTAAAGAAGTTCGTGATAACCTGCAAAATAAAGCGGAATCCGTACGTGATACAGTGAATGACTTCCGTAACACGACCGATTCCGTGAAAGCCTACGTTGATGATTTCAAGAACAATCAACTAACCACCATTCAAGCGACAGCTAAAGATATCAAAGGCATTGTCGAGACGTGGCAACGCGATATTCAGCCGAATATCGAACACATTAGACAAGATTTAAAAGACATGCAATCGGAAAGCCGAAACCTCAATCAGGAAAACCATGAACCGGAGAATGACGCTGACTAA
- a CDS encoding DUF3267 domain-containing protein → MNCWKTFNIFKQLGTTRLMVVSLGGAMSFYILFYLLMTVNGYNGPFRFNMLLFLGSIILVLPLHKLLHCLPAWLSGHEARVYFEKGQWMPRMQCVIPGAMPKKRYMSVTLAPFVILSLFSLGMTFTFPEEVHYLSAIGSLNFGMSVADILYFAHIVRAPAQSWVEEGPGHCRILIKNHEIA, encoded by the coding sequence ATGAACTGCTGGAAAACATTTAACATCTTTAAACAATTAGGAACCACGCGTTTAATGGTAGTGTCACTTGGCGGTGCGATGTCATTCTATATCTTGTTTTATTTATTAATGACGGTGAATGGCTATAACGGTCCGTTCCGCTTTAACATGTTACTGTTCTTGGGTTCCATCATTTTAGTGCTTCCTTTGCATAAACTGCTGCATTGTCTGCCTGCATGGCTATCGGGCCATGAAGCTCGCGTCTATTTTGAGAAAGGTCAATGGATGCCGCGAATGCAATGTGTGATTCCTGGAGCTATGCCGAAAAAACGGTATATGAGCGTCACCTTGGCGCCATTCGTCATCCTTTCACTATTTAGTCTAGGCATGACTTTCACCTTTCCTGAGGAAGTTCACTATCTTTCAGCCATAGGCTCATTAAACTTTGGTATGAGCGTCGCTGACATTCTTTACTTCGCTCATATTGTTCGTGCCCCAGCGCAATCCTGGGTTGAAGAAGGACCAGGTCACTGCCGAATTCTCATCAAAAACCACGAAATTGCTTAA
- a CDS encoding YpmS family protein, protein MKNKWKVWFFVVSGVIMAEILVVVVLFIALQTPGSDFKEPEPVEHGEPIFTIDANKQELEQLINQEVSASNKQSNLTYQIHINDDAKITGKLNVLSANIPFEMTFAPTVKDGNVLLKEKSVKLGVLKLPPSEVLKFINKGTDLPEWVHIDDDKEQIYINLTQLKIKDRFYLQAEAIDLANNQIQFNVFHE, encoded by the coding sequence GTGAAAAATAAATGGAAGGTCTGGTTTTTTGTTGTCTCAGGCGTGATTATGGCGGAAATTTTGGTTGTGGTTGTCTTATTTATAGCGTTACAAACGCCGGGAAGTGATTTTAAAGAGCCAGAACCCGTTGAACATGGCGAACCGATTTTTACGATTGATGCGAACAAGCAGGAGCTGGAACAACTCATTAATCAGGAAGTTAGCGCTTCTAATAAACAGTCTAATTTGACATACCAAATTCATATTAATGATGATGCCAAAATTACCGGGAAGTTGAATGTTCTCAGCGCTAATATTCCATTTGAGATGACATTTGCGCCGACGGTCAAGGATGGCAATGTTTTATTAAAAGAGAAGTCTGTAAAATTGGGTGTGCTTAAGTTACCGCCTTCTGAGGTGCTGAAATTTATTAACAAAGGCACTGATTTACCAGAGTGGGTCCATATTGATGATGATAAGGAGCAAATTTATATCAATTTAACCCAATTGAAAATCAAAGATCGTTTTTATTTGCAGGCGGAAGCGATAGACTTAGCCAATAATCAAATTCAATTTAATGTGTTCCATGAATAA
- a CDS encoding peptidylprolyl isomerase translates to MKKLTLILTIMLGLAGLAACSDSDSNGQTLAKSDAGNVTQQEVWDQMKQTPQAKQMMTQMSQQVALKKMLKKEYDVKDEKVQDKLDEMKKQLPTGMNLEDALKQQGMKLEDYKDTIRTQLLLEKAQTKDVKVTDKKLKDYFKNNKKQLESIKVRHIIVNKESKAKDLRKQLKNGKDFAKLAQNNSIGPSKSEGGDLGWITRQSQYQKEFLNAAFKLDVDEISQPVKSQSGWHIIQVTDKKDTFKALKDDITDQYKQSKGKSAQKVIQELFKKYNIEAQNDTFKSAFEISDQQSQQQSGSGSGSSSSDSSDSSK, encoded by the coding sequence ATGAAGAAATTAACCCTGATCTTAACAATAATGTTGGGACTAGCTGGTTTGGCAGCATGTTCAGATTCCGATAGTAACGGTCAGACACTTGCTAAATCAGACGCCGGTAATGTGACGCAACAAGAAGTTTGGGATCAAATGAAGCAGACCCCGCAAGCCAAACAAATGATGACCCAAATGAGTCAGCAAGTTGCATTAAAGAAAATGCTTAAGAAGGAATACGATGTCAAGGATGAAAAAGTCCAAGACAAGCTTGATGAAATGAAAAAACAACTCCCGACAGGCATGAATTTGGAAGATGCCTTGAAACAACAAGGGATGAAATTAGAGGATTATAAAGACACAATCCGCACACAGCTTTTGCTTGAAAAAGCTCAAACCAAAGACGTTAAAGTCACAGACAAGAAGCTCAAAGATTACTTTAAGAACAACAAAAAGCAGCTTGAATCCATTAAAGTGAGACATATCATTGTCAATAAAGAATCCAAAGCTAAAGACCTTCGTAAGCAATTGAAGAACGGCAAGGACTTTGCGAAATTGGCTCAAAACAATTCCATTGGTCCATCGAAAAGCGAAGGCGGCGACTTGGGTTGGATAACACGTCAATCCCAATATCAAAAAGAATTTCTTAATGCTGCTTTTAAATTGGATGTCGATGAAATCAGCCAACCCGTCAAATCACAGTCCGGCTGGCATATCATCCAAGTGACAGACAAAAAGGATACTTTTAAAGCCTTAAAAGATGATATCACGGATCAATATAAACAAAGCAAAGGCAAGTCAGCCCAAAAAGTTATCCAAGAATTATTCAAGAAATATAACATTGAAGCTCAAAATGATACATTCAAGAGTGCTTTTGAAATTTCTGATCAACAGTCACAGCAACAATCAGGCTCCGGTTCCGGATCAAGCAGCAGTGACTCAAGCGATAGCAGTAAGTAA
- a CDS encoding sporulation YhaL family protein, translating to MKQGKRSLIILGGLLVVYLLQQFGNLGRLGAQLAALPWWGYFVIAGIIFSAYQYFSISKDEQEVDEQWIEEQGKVYMKRIEKEREKRRQMKKTDAM from the coding sequence TTGAAACAAGGTAAACGTTCGCTCATCATTCTTGGTGGCTTATTAGTTGTTTATCTTTTACAACAGTTCGGTAATTTAGGTAGACTAGGCGCACAATTAGCAGCGCTACCTTGGTGGGGCTACTTCGTGATTGCCGGCATCATTTTTAGTGCTTATCAATATTTTTCGATTTCCAAAGATGAGCAAGAGGTTGATGAGCAGTGGATCGAAGAACAGGGCAAAGTGTACATGAAGCGGATTGAGAAGGAAAGAGAAAAGCGACGGCAAATGAAAAAGACAGACGCGATGTAA
- the yhaM gene encoding 3'-5' exoribonuclease YhaM — MSGIGQCKEGDAITQYLLIKSATKSVASNGKPFMTLILQDITGDIEAKLWDSSEQDEQDYTADTIVKIEGDITTFRGKLQLRIKRIRLATDQDPIEKSDLVPSAPMEITEMVDYINQFVFAIENPNIQRITRALVKKHQQPFFEYPAAVKNHHEFVSGLAYHVVSMLKLAKSITELYPDLDTDLLYAGIILHDMGKVTELSGVTAPSYTVEGKLLGHISIMANEVVQTAQELGIEGDEVTVLQHLILSHHGKTEWGSPKPPLIREAEVLHMIDNFDAKITMLNRALDKANPGDFTEKLFPMENRSFYKPAYLTNTTLVEN, encoded by the coding sequence ATGAGTGGTATTGGACAATGTAAGGAAGGCGACGCTATTACTCAATATCTATTAATTAAATCGGCAACGAAATCGGTTGCGAGTAACGGCAAGCCTTTTATGACCCTGATCCTGCAAGATATTACGGGTGATATTGAGGCTAAGCTTTGGGACAGTAGCGAACAAGATGAACAAGACTATACGGCGGATACGATCGTGAAGATTGAAGGGGACATTACGACGTTCCGGGGCAAACTCCAATTGCGGATCAAGCGGATTCGCTTGGCAACCGATCAAGATCCTATTGAAAAGTCGGATTTGGTGCCGTCAGCGCCGATGGAGATCACAGAAATGGTTGATTATATCAATCAATTTGTGTTTGCGATTGAGAATCCGAATATTCAACGGATAACGCGAGCGCTTGTTAAAAAGCACCAGCAGCCGTTTTTTGAATATCCAGCCGCTGTGAAAAATCATCATGAGTTCGTATCCGGTTTGGCCTATCATGTCGTATCGATGCTGAAACTAGCCAAATCTATCACAGAATTGTATCCAGATCTAGATACAGACTTGCTGTATGCCGGTATTATTCTCCATGATATGGGTAAAGTCACCGAACTATCCGGAGTGACAGCGCCCAGCTATACAGTGGAAGGCAAGTTACTCGGACATATTAGTATTATGGCTAATGAAGTGGTACAAACAGCACAAGAATTGGGCATTGAAGGCGATGAAGTGACAGTTCTTCAGCATTTGATTCTGTCGCACCACGGTAAGACAGAGTGGGGCAGTCCAAAACCGCCATTGATTCGTGAGGCGGAAGTGCTGCATATGATCGATAATTTTGATGCCAAAATTACAATGCTAAATCGTGCACTTGATAAGGCAAACCCCGGTGATTTTACCGAAAAATTATTCCCTATGGAGAATCGTTCATTCTATAAGCCAGCCTATTTAACGAATACAACACTTGTGGAAAACTAA
- a CDS encoding sensor histidine kinase, translating into MVRLTLTQRIWFSFIVLIVSIGLIITIVYPFSLQKTLKEDSYEMIKQQQQSYIGNDLSDFDVPDTGTGFVERQRAARSVGHLVVVNGQGRLEGDPVPQQFLDEVADSLRDQESEMGEYEMEYQGATIFYVVRKIQESPNQLYLISYMWDTYRNQMMKKLWYRLLIIFGIAALISLALAGWLTRYLKNPLITLGRHFENIAALNWQKPFKWHSGDEFERLSHQFENMRRNLIQYDESQKQFLQRASHELKTPIMVIQSYAQSVKDGVYPKGTAEDSMEIIMDESARMEQRVQKLIYFAKVDSLRDEQPEMTLIEFGELADTIQQRFSQQRADLDIVTRNPSVPLYVDEEQWLVAIENLVENAVRYAKTTVRLSAEQHGDETWMIISNDGDPIPEDQLNQLFEPFYKGSKGQFGLGMAIVKRIVERHNGTITVHNDQDGVHFTVKIPSKDM; encoded by the coding sequence ATGGTTCGGTTAACGCTGACGCAACGCATCTGGTTCTCTTTTATCGTACTGATCGTTTCCATTGGACTGATTATTACGATCGTTTATCCATTCTCGCTGCAAAAGACGTTGAAAGAGGACTCCTATGAGATGATCAAACAGCAGCAACAGAGCTATATTGGCAATGACTTATCTGACTTTGATGTTCCTGATACAGGCACAGGGTTTGTTGAGCGGCAGCGAGCGGCCCGTTCTGTCGGGCATCTCGTCGTCGTTAACGGTCAGGGCCGCCTCGAAGGTGATCCGGTGCCGCAGCAATTTTTAGATGAAGTGGCCGACAGTCTGCGTGATCAGGAATCAGAGATGGGTGAGTATGAAATGGAATATCAAGGGGCGACGATTTTTTATGTCGTTCGTAAAATCCAGGAATCACCGAATCAACTCTATCTGATTTCTTATATGTGGGACACGTATCGCAATCAAATGATGAAAAAATTGTGGTATCGTTTGCTCATTATTTTTGGTATCGCGGCTTTAATTAGTTTGGCGCTCGCTGGCTGGTTAACGCGTTATTTGAAAAATCCGCTCATCACATTAGGGCGTCACTTCGAAAATATTGCGGCGCTCAATTGGCAAAAGCCGTTTAAATGGCACAGCGGGGATGAGTTCGAGCGATTGTCCCATCAATTCGAGAACATGCGGCGCAATTTGATCCAGTATGATGAGTCACAGAAACAGTTCTTACAGCGGGCATCGCATGAATTAAAAACGCCCATTATGGTGATCCAGAGTTATGCTCAGTCTGTAAAAGATGGGGTTTATCCCAAGGGGACAGCCGAAGATTCCATGGAGATTATTATGGATGAGTCAGCGCGGATGGAGCAGCGGGTGCAAAAGTTAATCTATTTTGCTAAAGTTGATTCATTACGTGATGAACAGCCGGAAATGACCCTGATTGAGTTCGGCGAGCTTGCGGACACCATTCAGCAACGGTTTTCACAGCAGAGAGCGGATCTAGATATTGTCACACGCAATCCGTCGGTGCCACTCTATGTTGATGAAGAACAATGGCTTGTGGCGATAGAGAATCTTGTTGAAAATGCCGTTCGTTATGCTAAAACCACCGTTCGATTGTCCGCTGAACAACATGGTGATGAAACGTGGATGATCATTAGTAATGATGGGGATCCGATTCCGGAAGACCAATTGAATCAACTGTTTGAACCGTTCTATAAGGGAAGTAAAGGGCAATTCGGTCTAGGGATGGCGATCGTCAAACGAATTGTAGAACGACACAATGGTACGATTACAGTTCATAACGATCAAGATGGTGTTCATTTTACGGTCAAAATACCTTCGAAAGACATGTGA
- a CDS encoding response regulator transcription factor, which translates to MEEPSYHIHLVEDEAHLASVLQAYMEKEGWEVTVSETAEQALEHLNTGIHLWVLDIMLPGMSGYDLIKKIKQNNREIPVIFTSARDEDLDKIVGLEMGSDDYLTKPFLPKELIIRAKKLLHRVYSQDIKPQVFQVTDYTIDISRRRVSNRSDESIELTIKEFDLLLYLIENLNVAKSRDNILRQVWGDDYVGSTRAVDDVVRRIRKKMPRLNLDTVYGEGYRVVS; encoded by the coding sequence ATGGAAGAACCCAGCTATCATATCCATTTAGTAGAAGACGAAGCCCATCTTGCCTCAGTTTTACAAGCGTATATGGAAAAGGAAGGATGGGAGGTGACTGTTTCAGAAACAGCCGAACAAGCTCTAGAGCATCTGAACACCGGCATACACTTGTGGGTACTTGACATTATGTTGCCGGGTATGTCGGGCTATGATTTAATTAAAAAAATTAAACAAAACAATCGGGAGATCCCGGTGATTTTCACATCGGCACGGGACGAGGACTTGGATAAAATTGTCGGACTTGAAATGGGAAGCGACGACTATTTAACAAAGCCATTTCTCCCTAAAGAATTGATTATTCGTGCCAAGAAATTGTTGCACCGGGTGTACAGTCAAGACATTAAACCGCAGGTGTTTCAGGTCACCGACTATACGATTGATATTAGCCGCCGACGTGTCAGCAACCGGTCTGATGAATCCATCGAATTAACGATTAAAGAATTTGATTTACTCTTATATTTAATTGAAAATCTGAATGTAGCTAAATCACGGGATAATATTCTCAGGCAAGTCTGGGGCGATGATTACGTCGGTTCCACGCGCGCTGTTGATGATGTCGTGCGCCGCATTCGCAAAAAGATGCCCCGCTTGAACCTTGATACGGTTTATGGTGAAGGCTACAGGGTAGTTTCCTAA